A section of the Phacochoerus africanus isolate WHEZ1 chromosome 4, ROS_Pafr_v1, whole genome shotgun sequence genome encodes:
- the LOC125124234 gene encoding olfactory receptor 10H4-like codes for MYLFTLLGNLLIMTTIWREHSLHTPMYLFLCALSTSEILFTVAVTPRMLVDMLSTYRSISFTACASQMFFSFTFGYTHSFLLMIMGYDRYVAICHPLRYNMLMSTRDCARLVSWSWAGGSAVGMMVTVIVFHLTFCGSNVIHHFLCHVLSLLKLACGNETSSVTLGVILVCVTALMGCLFLIVLSYVFIVAAILRIPSAEGRHKTFSTCVSHLTIVIVHYGFASIIYLKPKGPHSMDSNTLMATTYTVFTPFLSPIIFSLRNKELKNAIKRSFQRAFCPLSS; via the coding sequence ATGTACCTGTTCACGctgctggggaacctgctcatcatgaCCACCATCTGGAGGGAGCACagcctccacacacccatgtacctCTTCCTGTGTGCCCTCTCCacctctgagattctcttcacgGTCGCTGTCACCCCTCGCATGCTGGTCGACATGCTCTCCACCTACCGCTCCATCTCCTTCACAGCCTGTGCCAGCCAGATGTTCTTTTCCTTCACATTTGGCTACACCCACTCCTTCCTGCTCATGATCATGggctatgaccgctatgtggccatctgccaccctcTTCGCTACAACATGCTCATGAGCACACGTGACTGTGCTCGTCTTGTGTCCTGGTCCTGGGCTGGAGGTTCAGCTGTGGggatgatggtgacagtgatagTTTTTCACCTCACCTTCTGTGGGTCTAATGTGATTCACCATTTTCTCTGccatgttctttctctcttgaaGTTGGCCTGTGGAAATGAGACATCTTCTGTCACCTTGGGTGTGATCCTGGTGTGTGTCACAGCCCTGATGGGGTGCTTATTCCTCATTGTTCTCTCCTATGTCTTCATCGTGGCTGCTATCTTGAGGATCCCCTCTGCTGAGGGCCGGCACAAGACCTTCTCCACCTGTGTCTCCCACCTCACCATAGTTATTGTGCACTACGGTTTTGCCTCCATCATCTACCTCAAGCCCAAGGGCCCCCATTCTATGGACAGTAACACTCTGATGGCCACCACCTATACAGTCTTCACCCCCTTTCTGAGCCCAATCATTTTCAGCCTCCGGAATAAGGAGCTGAAGAATGCCATAAAGAGAAGCTTCCAAAGAGCTTTCTGTCCCCTAAGCTCCTGA